One region of Fragaria vesca subsp. vesca linkage group LG4, FraVesHawaii_1.0, whole genome shotgun sequence genomic DNA includes:
- the LOC101307299 gene encoding cytochrome P450 78A4-like has product MEFVSKDTTWWVFTLPAFLGFSNLLQPYFLFCFALAFVSISLLTWAFATGGVAWKNGRNQRGPVAIQGPKGLPLFGSLFSLSRGLAHRTLASMAWSQTTTTQLMAFSLGSTPAVVASDPHTAREILTSPYFADRPVKQSARSLMFTRAMGFAPNGPYWRLLRKISSSHLFAPRRIGAHEAGRQQDCTAMLRNIAEEQARRGTVSLRKHLRAASLNNIMGSVFGKRYDPNYSNEELRELEDMVREGFEILGAFNWSDYLPWLSYFYDPFRINERCANLVPRVRKLVRSIIEEHRVSAESRKKELSEDHADFVDVLLSLDGDEKLQENDMIAVLWEMIFRGTDTTALLTEWAMAELILNPKTQDKLYGEIHRLVGDERSVTDADVARLPYLQAVVKETLRVHPPGPLLSWARLSTSDVHLSNGMVIPAGTTAMVNMWSIGQNPGVWGEEAHVFKPERFVVSEGGADVDVRGRDMRLAPFGAGRRVCPGKNLGLVTASLWVARLVQGFKWGRDEGHPVDLSEVLKLSSEMKHELHGVAVPRSTATMF; this is encoded by the exons ATGGAGTTCGTTAGCAAAGACACCACCTGGTGGGTCTTTACCCTCCCGGCCTTTCTCGGCTTCTCGAATCTTCTCCAGCCCTACTTCCTCTTCTGTTTCGCTCTTGCTTTTGTATCCATTTCCCTTCTCACTTGGGCCTTCGCCACTGGCGGTGTCGCATGGAAAAACGGCCGGAACCAAAGAGGTCCGGTTGCCATACAAGGACCAAAAGGCCTTCCTTTGTTTGGTTCCCTCTTCAGTCTCTCCCGCGGTTTGGCTCACCGCACCTTGGCCTCCATGGCTTGGAGCCAAACCACCACCACTCAGCTCATGGCGTTTAGCCTTGGCTCCACTCCTGCTGTTGTAGCCTCTGATCCCCATACTGCTCGGGAAATCCTCACCTCCCCTTACTTCGCTGATCGCCCAGTAAAGCAGTCGGCTAGGAGTCTTATGTTCACCCGAGCCATGGGGTTCGCTCCCAACGGACCATACTGGAGACTCCTCAGGAAGATCTCCTCCTCCCACCTCTTCGCCCCGAGACGCATTGGAGCACATGAGGCCGGCCGCCAGCAAGATTGCACCGCCATGCTGCGCAACATTGCCGAAGAACAAGCCCGCCGCGGAACGGTGTCGCTTCGCAAGCACCTAAGGGCCGCCTCGCTCAACAACATCATGGGGAGCGTGTTCGGCAAAAGATACGACCCTAACTACAGCAACGAGGAGCTGAGGGAGCTTGAGGACATGGTTAGGGAAGGGTTTGAGATCTTAGGCGCTTTCAACTGGTCTGACTATCTCCCTTGGTTGAGCTACTTCTACGACCCTTTCCGCATCAATGAACGTTGCGCCAACCTCGTTCCCCGAGTGAGGAAGCTCGTCCGGAGCATCATTGAAGAGCACCGAGTCAGTGCCGAGTCGAGGAAGAAGGAGCTCTCGGAGGATCATGCTGATTTTGTGGATGTCTTGCTCTCTTTGGATGGGGACGAGAAACTTCAGGAAAATGACATGATTGCTGTGCTATGG GAGATGATATTCAGAGGAACTGATACGACCGCTTTGCTAACCGAATGGGCGATGGCCGAGTTGATCTTAAACCCCAAGACTCAGGATAAGCTCTACGGAGAAATCCACAGGCTTGTGGGAGATGAGAGGAGCGTGACGGATGCCGACGTAGCAAGACTGCCTTACTTGCAGGCTGTGGTGAAAGAAACCCTAAGAGTGCACCCACCGGGCCCACTTCTGTCCTGGGCGAGGCTGTCCACGTCGGACGTCCACCTCAGCAACGGGATGGTCATCCCCGCCGGGACGACGGCGATGGTCAACATGTGGTCCATAGGGCAGAACCCTGGGGTGTGGGGGGAGGAGGCGCACGTGTTCAAGCCCGAGAGGTTTGTGGTGAGTGAAGGCGGGGCTGACGTGGACGTGAGGGGAAGGGACATGAGGCTGGCGCCGTTTGGGGCGGGGAGGAGGGTGTGTCCGGGGAAGAATCTGGGGCTGGTGACGGCGTCGCTTTGGGTGGCGAGGCTGGTTCAGGGATTCAAGTGGGGAAGGGATGAGGGGCACCCGGTTGATCTGAGCGAGGTGCTGAAGCTGTCTAGTGAGATGAAGCATGAGCTGCATGGTGTGGCTGTGCCAAGGAGTACTGCTACTATGTTCTAG